The following proteins are encoded in a genomic region of Brachypodium distachyon strain Bd21 chromosome 1, Brachypodium_distachyon_v3.0, whole genome shotgun sequence:
- the LOC112269980 gene encoding uncharacterized protein LOC112269980 has product MGQPPGAPAADLRGPFATQSAGVLFSSPRAASASAFPMDTSAALAEMLTAHRRSRDGHSPAAPAAASATAAVVTTAAAPAAPPALAYSPALVDLFAAFLRDYGTASPAALPVAFAPPVAPAPSPVPIPASSPAPSPAPPQNLQHVTIRHHISTTLSMQPANYTLWSTVFCNIFGKFAVEDHVDATLAPLHPSMTWLQNDCTIVSWLYTTVSEEILTIILAPHDTAIGVWTKIKELFLDNKVTHAVCHDSEFHSIRQGAMSVTAYCSRLKTIADNLRELGKAVPDKDLVHSTLRGLRKELRHVIPIITREVPLPSFQSLRSFLQLEETRAAKDDNDAPTDTALHVSTAPDAPAPAAPVASTTSTSTPSKLKNKGRQRGKTTSSGGAPSNPAPPQPAHASAWQGMVQAWPFQWRPHYPGAGVLGPRPAAPPPYAGAAFVAPSPAATLPYAPPSGPAPVPLVSYASPSAPAPPQTWDQSALITALQNMAVQQQHPAGTEWYFDTCASSHMSSTSACTL; this is encoded by the exons ATGGGTCAACCACCAGGCGCACCTGCCGCTGATCTCCGTGGCCCGTTCGCCACTCAATCCGCGGGCGTCCTCTTCTCGTCCCCCCGCGCGGCGTCTGCCTCGGCGTTCCCAATGGATACCTCCGCTGCCCTAGCTGAGATGCTCACCGCCCACCGTCGATCCCGCGACGGCCACTCTCCCGCGGCCCCTGCTGCAGCCTCTGCCACGGCCGCTGTGGTGACTACTGCGGCAGCCCCTGCCGCGCCCCCTGCTCTGGCCTAttcgccggcgctcgtcgACCTCTTCGCGGCCTTCCTCCGCGACTACGGCACTGCATCGCCAGCAGCTCTGCCGGTTGCCTTCGCTCCGCCCGTCGCGCCGGCGCCCTCTCCCGTGCCCATTCCGGCGTCCTCTCCGGCACCCTCTCCGGCTCCGCCTCAGAACCTGCAGCACGTGACCATCCGGCACCATATCTCCACCACCCTGTCCATGCAGCCCGCCAACTACACGTTGTGGAGCACCGTCTTCTGCAACATCTTCGGCAAGTTTGCTGTTGAGGACCACGTCGACGCCACGCTCGCCCCACTGCATCCCTCTATGACATGGCTTCAGAATGACTGCACCATCGTGTCCTGGCTCTACACTACAGTCAGCGAGGAGATCCTGACGATCATCTTGGCGCCGCACGACACGGCGATCGGCGTCTGgaccaagatcaaggagcTCTTCCTCGACAACAAGGTGACTCATGCTGTGTGTCATGACTCCGAGTTTCACAGCATTCGGCAGGGCGCGATGTCTGTCACGGCGTACTGCTCCCGTCTGAAGACGATCGCCGACAATCTTCGTGAGCTGGGCAAGGCGGTGCCCGACAAGGACCTCGTCCACAGCACTCTCCGCGGCCTGCGCAAGGAGCTGCGCCACGTCATCCCCATCATCACGCGTGAGGTGCCACTGCCGTCTTTCCAAAGCCTCCGCTCCTTCCTTCAGCTGGAGGAGACGCGGGCAGCCAAAGACGACAATGACGCTCCGACGGACACGGCGCTGCACGTCTCCACTGCTCCCGACGCACCAGCGCCTGCTGCTCCTGTagcctccaccacctccaccagcACGCCGTCCAAGTTGAAGAACAAGGGGCGGCAGAGAGGCAAGACGACAAGCAGTGGCGGCGCCCCCAGCAACCCAGCTCCACCTCAGCCCGCCCACGCTTCGGCGTGGCAGGGCATGGTCCAGGCATGGCCGTTCCAGTGGCGCCCGCACTACCCAGGTGCTGGCGTGCTCGGCCCTCGAccagctgctcctccgcccTACGCCGGTGCTGCTTTCGTTGCTccatcgccggcggccaccttGCCCTACGCTCCTCCGTCGGGGCCTGCACCAGTGCCTCTCGTGTCCTACGCGTCTCCGTCGGCTCCTGCACCGCCACAAACCTGGGACCAGTCCGCTCTCATCACTGCGCTCCAGAACATGGCCgttcagcagcagcatccgGCCGGCACAGAATGGTACTTCGACACCTGCGCGTCGTCCCATATGTCGTCTACGTCTG CTTGTACATTGTGA
- the LOC112269981 gene encoding atherin-like has translation MSAEATYGVGLGLGLDLNKSPPKADLQLQPTVGAPADCPAQAPEPPLQTCSAPAKSASVDPRKYSLPLAILPAPQPAGAAPALPPGLANPQVPPALSSPLQPARSGNSRQRVKKRGRPPSPTGRKGPKGRFEILSLSGSYVPIELDGVVIGRFQGDDKKQLGQAGTTETMGAMNGGSHGELRIVPN, from the exons ATGTCGGCGGAAGCAACATATGGCGTTGGTTTAGGTCTAGGTCTAGACTTGAACAAGAGCCCGCCCAAGGCTGATCTGCAGTTGCAACCCACCGTCGGCGCCCCGGCCGACTGCCCCGCGCAGGCGCCGGAGCCACCGCTGCAGACCTGCTCTGCGCCGGCCAAAAGCGCGAGCGTTGATCCGCGCAAGTATAGCCTGCCACTGGCCATCTTGCCAGCACCGCAGCCAGCTGGTGCTGCCCCTGCCTTGCCCCCTGGTCTGGCGAATCCCCAGGTGCCCCCAGCCCTGTCATCCCCGCTGCAGCCTGCACGATCAGGGAATTCGAGGCAGCGGGTCAAGAAGAGGGGCCGGCCACCGAGCCCCACCGGCAGGAAGGGGCCGAAG GGTCGTTTTGAGATTCTCTCTTTATCTGGCTCATATGTGCCGATAGAATTAGATGGA GTGGTCATTGGAAGGTTTCAAGGTGATGATAAAAAGCAGCTTGGACAGGCTGGTACCACTGAGACTATGGGTGCTATGAATGGAGGATCACATGGCGAGCTACGAATTGTGCCAAACTAG